Within the Marixanthomonas sp. SCSIO 43207 genome, the region GTTTAGGAGATATAGAATTAAGAGAAACTGCAGAGCAACAACCTTTAATCCAAAGTCCTAATGAACTTACATTTGATGTTTCATATGCACTGCGTCTTAGTGATCGTTTCTCTATGGCTGTAGCTGGTAGATATCTACGTTCAGATTTAAAACTACAAGCAGGTAATGCCGATGCAAGTGCCGGAAGCAGTTTTGCAGTTGATGTTGCCGGTTATTACCAGAGTGAAGAAATTCCTTACAATGATTTTGATGGTAGATGGAGAGCAGGATTTAATATTTCAAACGTAGGTCCAAAAATTAGTTATGATGATACGGGTCAAGAAAACAACTTACCTACCAACTTAGGTATTGGTGGTGGTTTTGATTTTATTCTAGATGAATACAACAAAATTGGTGTTAATGCTGAAATTAATAAGCTTTTAGTGCCAACGCCTAGTGATTCAAATAATGATGGAGTAATTGATCGTGAGGATGATTATTATAATGAAAGTTTCTTTAGCGGAATTTTCTCATCATTTGGTGATGCACCTGATGGGTTTTCAGAAGAGTTAAAAGAATTTACTTGGGCCTTAGGAGCTGAATATTGGTATCAAGATGTATTTGCATTTCGTGCAGGATATTTCAATGAAAGTGAAGAAAAAGGTTTTAGAAAGTTTCTTTCTTTAGGAGCCGGTTTCAAATACACAGCCATCAATATTGATGTTTCTTACTTATTCTCAACTTCAAAAGTTAGAAGTCCACTAGAAGGAACCCTTCGTTTTGGTCTTACTTTCAACTTTGGAGACGAATACGATGAATATTAATCGATACGTTTGAAAAAGCAAAAAATAGAAATACATCTTGATGTTTTTGATTCTGTTTCAGAATTACCTCAAGACATTCAAAAACTAATGAATAAGGCGCAAGAAGCTCGAGAAGATGCTTATGCGCCTTATTCGCATTTTAGGGTAGGTGCAGCTTTAATTCTAAATACTGGCGAAATAATTACCGGTAACAACCAAGAAAATGCTGCCTTTCCATCAGGTTTGTGTGCAGAGCGTGTTGCGATATTTTATGCAGGCGCAACAAATCCTAATGCTACTATTCACGCAATGGCAATAACTGCAAGGTCGTTAAAACAAAAAATCACCTCTCCTATCCCTTCTTGTGGTGCTTGCCGGCAAGCTATTGCAGAATATGAAATTAAACAAGACGCTCCTATCGCAATTTATTTTATGGGTGAAACAGGGAAAATAGTAAAAGCATCTTCCATAGCAGACCTGTTACCTTTACTCTTTGATAAGAATTATCTATAAAGTTTAGTACTATTTTAATGTTTCTGTGTTTTATAAAACTTCAGAATATAGTACTTTTGTTAATCGTGTTTAAAATTCCTCTTTGTGAGGGCAGTATAGCAATTCAATGAAAAAAATTACAAAGAAAACATATCTAGATTGGTACGAAAACATGTACTTCTGGCGCAAGTTTGAAGACAAGTTGGCTCAAGTTTATATCAAGCAAAAAGTTCGTGGGTTTTTACACCTTTATAATGGGCAAGAAGCTGTATTGGCAGGTGCTTTGCACGCAATGGACCTAGAAAAAGA harbors:
- the porV gene encoding type IX secretion system outer membrane channel protein PorV; the protein is MKKLFIPFLIVLLSYNATAQEADATSQRVITTGVPFVLIAADARSAGMGDIGVATSADAFSQQWNPAKYAFAISKQGVGVTYTPYLSQLVNDIFLGNLTYYNRINERSAVAASFRYFSLGDIELRETAEQQPLIQSPNELTFDVSYALRLSDRFSMAVAGRYLRSDLKLQAGNADASAGSSFAVDVAGYYQSEEIPYNDFDGRWRAGFNISNVGPKISYDDTGQENNLPTNLGIGGGFDFILDEYNKIGVNAEINKLLVPTPSDSNNDGVIDREDDYYNESFFSGIFSSFGDAPDGFSEELKEFTWALGAEYWYQDVFAFRAGYFNESEEKGFRKFLSLGAGFKYTAINIDVSYLFSTSKVRSPLEGTLRFGLTFNFGDEYDEY
- the cdd gene encoding cytidine deaminase, encoding MKKQKIEIHLDVFDSVSELPQDIQKLMNKAQEAREDAYAPYSHFRVGAALILNTGEIITGNNQENAAFPSGLCAERVAIFYAGATNPNATIHAMAITARSLKQKITSPIPSCGACRQAIAEYEIKQDAPIAIYFMGETGKIVKASSIADLLPLLFDKNYL